A DNA window from Pongo abelii isolate AG06213 chromosome 2, NHGRI_mPonAbe1-v2.0_pri, whole genome shotgun sequence contains the following coding sequences:
- the USP19 gene encoding ubiquitin carboxyl-terminal hydrolase 19 isoform X40, translated as MSGGASATGPRRGPPGLEDATSKKKQKDRANQESKDGDPRKETGSRSVAQAGLELLASGDPSASASHAAGITGSRHRTRLFFPSSSGSASTPQEEQTKEELLLDWRQSAEEVIVKLRVGVVPLQLEDVDAAFTDTDCVVRFAGGQQWGGVFYAEIKSSCAKVQTRKGSLLHLTLPKKVPMLTWPSLLVEADEQLCIPPLNPQTCLLGSEENLAPLAGEKAVPPGNDAVSPAMVRSRNPGKDDCAKEEMAVAADAATLVDEPESMVNLAFVKNDSYEKGPDSVVVHVYVKEICRDTSRVLFREQDFTLIFQTRDGNFLRLHPGCGPQATFRWQVKLRNLIEPEQCTFCFTASRIDICLRKRQSQRWGGLEAPAARVGGAKVAVPTGPTPLDSTPPGGAPHPLTGQEEARAVEKDKSKARSEDTGLDSVATRTPMEHVTPKPETHLASPKPTCMVPPMPHSPVSGDSVEEEEEEEKKVCLPGFTGLVNLGNTCFMNSVIQSLSNTRELRDFFHDRSFEAEINYNNPLGTGGRLAIGFAVLLRALWKGTHHAFQPSKLKAIVASKASQFTGYAQHDAQEFMAFLLDGLHEDLNRIQNKPYTETVDSDGRPDEVVAEEAWQRHKMRNDSFIVDLFQGQYKSKLVCPVCAKVSITFDPFLYLPVPLPQKQKVLPVFYFAREPHSKPIKFLVSISKENSTASEVLDSLSQNVHVKPENLRLAEVIKNRFHRVFLPSHSLDTVSPSDMLLCFELLSSELAKERVVVLEVQQRPQVPSVPISKCAACQRKQQSEDEKLKRCTRCYRVGYCNQLCQKTHWPDHKGLCRPENIGYPFLVSVPASRLTYARLAQLLEGYARYSVSVFQPPFQPGRMALESQSPGCTTLLSTGSLEAGDSERDPIQPPELQLVTPMAEGDTGLPRVWAAPDRGPVPSTSGISSEMLASGPIEVGSLPAGERVSRPEAAVPGYQHPSEAMNAHTPQFFIYKIDSSNREQRLEDKGDTPLELGDDCSLALVWRNNERLQEFVLVASKELECAEDPGSAGEAARAGHFTLDQCLNLFTRPEVLAPEEAWYCPQCKQHREASKQLLLWRLPNVLIVQLKRFSFRSFIWRDKINDLVEFPVRNLDLSKFCIGQKEEQLPSYDLYAVINHYGGMIGGHYTACARLPNDRSSQRSDVGWRLFDDSTVTTVDESQVVTRYAYVLFYRRRNSPVERPPRAGHSEHHPDLGPAAEAAASQGLGPGQAPEVAPTRTAPERFAPPVDRPAPTYSNMEEVD; from the exons ATGTCTGGCGGGGCCAGTGCCACAGGCCCAAGGAGAGGGCCCCCAGGACTGGAGGACGCCACTAGTAAGAAGAAGCAGAAGGATCGAGCAAACCAGGAGAGCAAGGATGGAGATCCTAGGAAAG agacagggtctcgatctgttgcccaggctggtcttgaacttctggcctcaggtgatccttctgcctcagcctcccatgcagctgggatcacaggctcacGCCACCGTACCCGGCTGTTCTTTCCTTCATCATCAGGGTCAGCATCCACTCCTCAAGAGGAGCAGACCAAAGAGG AGTTGTTGCTCGATTGGAGGCAGAGTGCAGAAGAGGTGATTGTCAAGCTTCGTGTGGGAGTAGTTCCCCTGCAGCTGGAGGATGTAGATGCTGCTTTCACAGATACGGACTGTGTGGTGCGGTTTGCAG GTGGTCAGCAGTGGGGTGGTGTCTTCTATGCTGAGATAAAAAGCTCTTGTGCTAAAGTGCAAACCCGCAAGGGCAGTCTCCTGCACCTGACACTGCCCAAAAAGGTGCCTATGCTCACGTGGCCCTCCCTCCTG GTTGAGGCTGATGAACAGCTTTGCATACCACCGCTGAACCCCCAaacctgcctcctgggctcagaggaGAATTTAGCCCCTTTGGCAGGAGAGAAAGCAGTGCCTCCCGGGAATGACGCAGTCTCTCCAGCCATGGTCCGGAGCAGAAACCCTGGGAAAGATGACTGTGCCAAGGAGGAGATGGCAGTGGCAGCAGATGCTGCAACCTTGGTGGATG AGCCTGAGTCGATGGTGAACCTGGCATTTGTCAAGAATGACTCGTATGAGAAGGGCCCGGATTCAGTGGTGGTGCACGTGTACGTGAAGGAGATCTGCAGGGACACCTCGAGAGTACTTTTCCGTGAGCAGGACTTCACGCTCATCTTCCAGACcag GGATGGAAACTTCCTGAGGCTGCACCCAGGCTGTGGGCCCCAAGCCACCTTCCGTTGGCAGGTGAAGCTCAG GAATCTGATTGAGCCAGAGCAGTGCACCTTCTGTTTCACGGCTTCTCGCATCGACATCTGCCTTCGTAAGAGGCAGAGTCAGCGCTGGGGGGGCCTGGAGGCCCCGGCTGCACGAG TGGGTGGTGCAAAGGTTGCCGTGCCGACAGGTCCAACTCCTCTGGATTCAACCCCACCAGGAGgtgctccccaccccctgacaggccaaGAGGAGGCCCGGGCTGTGGAGAAGGATAAATCCAAGGCACGATCTGAGGACACGGGGCTAGACAGTGTGGCAACCCGCACACCCATGGAGCATGTAACCCCAAAGCCAGAGACACACCTGGCCTCG CCCAAGCCTACATGCATGGTGCCTCCCATGCCCCACAGCCCAGTTAGTGGAGACAgcgtggaggaggaggaagaggaagagaagaaggtgtGTCTGCCAGGCTTCACTGGCCTTGTCAATTTAGGCAACACCTGCTTCATGAACAGCGTCATTCAGTCTCTGTCCAACACTCGGGAACTCCGGGACTTCTTCCATG ACCGCTCCTTTGAGGCTGAGATCAACTACAACAACCCACTAGGGACTGGTGGGCGTCTGGCCATTGGCTTTGCCGTGCTGCTTCGGGCGCTGTGGAAGGGCACCCACCATGCCTTCCAGCCTTCCAAATTGAAG GCCATTGTGGCGAGTAAGGCCAGCCAGTTCACAGGCTATGCACAGCATGATGCCCAGGAGTTCATGGCTTTCCTGCTGGATGGGCTGCACGAGGACCTGAATCGCATTCAGAACAAGCCCTACACAGAGACCGTGGATTCAGATGGGCGGCCCGATGAG GTGGTAGCTGAGGAAGCATGGCAGCGGCACAAGATGAGGAATGACTCTTTCATCGTGGACCTATTTCAGGGGCAGTACAAGTCAAAGCTGGTGTGCCCTGTGTGTGCCAAG GTCTCCATCACTTTTGACCCGTTTCTTTATCTGCCAGTGCCCTTGCCACAAAAGCAAAAGGTTCTCCCTGTCTTTTATTTTGCCCGAGAGCCCCACAGCAAGCCCATCAAG TTCCTGGTGAGCATCAGCAAGGAGAACTCCACTGCGAGCGAAGTATTGGACTCCCTCTCTCAGAACGTTCATGTGAAGCCTGAGAACCTGCGTTTGGCGGAG GTAATTAAGAATCGTTTCCATCGTGTGTTCCTACCCTCCCACTCACTGGACACTGTGTCCCCATCTGATATGCTCCTCTGCTTTGAGCTGCTATCCTCAGAGTTGGCTAAGGAGCGGGTAGTGGTGCTAGAGGTGCAACAG CGCCCCCAGGTGCCCAGCGTCCCCATCTCCAAGTGTGCAGCCTGCCAGCGGAAGCAACAGTCGGAGGATGAGAAGCTGAAGCGCTGTACCCGGTGCTACCGTGTGGGCTACTGCAACCA GCTCTGCCAGAAAACCCACTGGCCTGACCACAAGGGCCTCTGCCGACCTGAGAACATTGGCTACCCCTTCCTGGTCAGTGTACCTGCCTCACGCCTCACTTATGCCCGCCTCGCTCAGTTGCTAGAGGGCTATGCCCG GTACTCTGTGAGTGTATTCCAGCCACCCTTTCAGCCAGGCCGCATGGCCTTGGAGTCTCAGAGCCCTGGCTGCACCACACTGCTCTCCACTGGCTCCCTGGAGGCTGGGGACAGCGAGAGGGACCCCATTCAGCCACCTGAGCTCCAGCTGGTGACCCCTATGGCTGAGGGGGACACAGGGCTTCCCCGGGTGTGGGCAGCCCCTGACCGGGGTCCTGTGCCCAGCACCAGTGGAATTTCTTCTGAGATGCTGGCCAGTGGGCCCATTGAGGTTGGCTCCTTGCCTGCTGGCGAGAGGGTGTCCCGACCCGAAG CTGCTGTGCCTGGGTACCAGCATCCAAGTGAAGCTATGAATGCCCACACACCCcagttcttcatctataaaattgacTCATCCAACCGAGAGCAGCGGCTAGAGGACAAAG GAGACACCCCACTGGAGCTGGGTGACGACTGTAGCCTGGCTCTCGTCTGGCGGAACAATGAGCGCTTGCAAGAGTTTGTGTTGGTAGCCTCCAAGGAGCTGGAATGTGCTGAGGATCCAGGCTCTGCTGGTGAGGCTGCCCGGGCCGGCCACTTCACCCTGGACCAGTGCCTCAACCTCTTCACACGGCCTGAGGTGCTGGCACCCGAGGAGGCCTG GTACTGCCCACAGTGCAAACAGCACCGTGAGGCCTCCAAGCAGCTGTTGCTATGGCGCCTGCCAAATGTTCTCATCGTGCAGCTCAAGCGCTTCTCCTTTCGTAGTTTTATTTGGCGTGACAAGATCAATGACTTGGTGGAGTTCCCTGTTAG GAACCTGGACCTGAGCAAGTTCTGCATTGGTCAGAAAGAGGAGCAGCTGCCCAGCTACGATCTATATGCTGTCATCAACCACTATGGAGGCATGATTGGTGGCCACTACACTGCCTGTGCACGCCTGCCCAATGATCGTAGCAGTCAGCGCAGTGACGTGG GCTGGCGCTTGTTTGATGACAGCACAGTGACAACGGTAGACGAGAGCCAGGTTGTGACGCGTTATGCCTATGTACTCTTCTACCGCCGGCGGAACTCTCCTGTGGAGAGGCCCCCCAGGGCAGGTCACTCTGAGCACCACCCAGACCTAGGCCCTGCAGCTGAGGCTGCTGCCAGCCAG GGACTAGGCCCTGGCCAGGCCCCCGAGGTGGCCCCCACGCGGACAGCCCCTGAACGCTTCGCCCCCCCTGTGGATCGGCCAGCCCCCACCTACAGCAACATGGAGGAGGTGGATTAG
- the USP19 gene encoding ubiquitin carboxyl-terminal hydrolase 19 isoform X32 — MSGGASATGPRRGPPGLEDATSKKKQKDRANQESKDGDPRKELLLDWRQSAEEVIVKLRVGVVPLQLEDVDAAFTDTDCVVRFAGGQQWGGVFYAEIKSSCAKVQTRKGSLLHLTLPKKVPMLTWPSLLKKPLGTQELVLGLQCQENGQELSPIALEPGPEPHRAKQEARNQKRAQGRGEVGSGAGPGAQAGPSAKRAVHLCRGPEGEGSRDDPGPRGDAPPFVADPATQVEADEQLCIPPLNPQTCLLGSEENLAPLAGEKAVPPGNDAVSPAMVRSRNPGKDDCAKEEMAVAADAATLVDEPESMVNLAFVKNDSYEKGPDSVVVHVYVKEICRDTSRVLFREQDFTLIFQTRDGNFLRLHPGCGPQATFRWQVKLRNLIEPEQCTFCFTASRIDICLRKRQSQRWGGLEAPAARGAVGGAKVAVPTGPTPLDSTPPGGAPHPLTGQEEARAVEKDKSKARSEDTGLDSVATRTPMEHVTPKPETHLASPKPTCMVPPMPHSPVSGDSVEEEEEEEKKVCLPGFTGLVNLGNTCFMNSVIQSLSNTRELRDFFHDRSFEAEINYNNPLGTGGRLAIGFAVLLRALWKGTHHAFQPSKLKAIVASKASQFTGYAQHDAQEFMAFLLDGLHEDLNRIQNKPYTETVDSDGRPDEVVAEEAWQRHKMRNDSFIVDLFQGQYKSKLVCPVCAKVSITFDPFLYLPVPLPQKQKVLPVFYFAREPHSKPIKFLVSISKENSTASEVLDSLSQNVHVKPENLRLAEVIKNRFHRVFLPSHSLDTVSPSDMLLCFELLSSELAKERVVVLEVQQRPQVPSVPISKCAACQRKQQSEDEKLKRCTRCYRVGYCNQLCQKTHWPDHKGLCRPENIGYPFLVSVPASRLTYARLAQLLEGYARYSVSVFQPPFQPGRMALESQSPGCTTLLSTGSLEAGDSERDPIQPPELQLVTPMAEGDTGLPRVWAAPDRGPVPSTSGISSEMLASGPIEVGSLPAGERVSRPEAAVPGYQHPSEAMNAHTPQFFIYKIDSSNREQRLEDKGDTPLELGDDCSLALVWRNNERLQEFVLVASKELECAEDPGSAGEAARAGHFTLDQCLNLFTRPEVLAPEEAWYCPQCKQHREASKQLLLWRLPNVLIVQLKRFSFRSFIWRDKINDLVEFPVRNLDLSKFCIGQKEEQLPSYDLYAVINHYGGMIGGHYTACARLPNDRSSQRSDVGWRLFDDSTVTTVDESQVVTRYAYVLFYRRRNSPVERPPRAGHSEHHPDLGPAAEAAASQGLGPGQAPEVAPTRTAPERFAPPVDRPAPTYSNMEEVD, encoded by the exons ATGTCTGGCGGGGCCAGTGCCACAGGCCCAAGGAGAGGGCCCCCAGGACTGGAGGACGCCACTAGTAAGAAGAAGCAGAAGGATCGAGCAAACCAGGAGAGCAAGGATGGAGATCCTAGGAAAG AGTTGTTGCTCGATTGGAGGCAGAGTGCAGAAGAGGTGATTGTCAAGCTTCGTGTGGGAGTAGTTCCCCTGCAGCTGGAGGATGTAGATGCTGCTTTCACAGATACGGACTGTGTGGTGCGGTTTGCAG GTGGTCAGCAGTGGGGTGGTGTCTTCTATGCTGAGATAAAAAGCTCTTGTGCTAAAGTGCAAACCCGCAAGGGCAGTCTCCTGCACCTGACACTGCCCAAAAAGGTGCCTATGCTCACGTGGCCCTCCCTCCTG AAGAAACCTCTAGGGACCCAGGAGCTGGTGCTGGGGCTGCAGTGCCAGGAGAATGGGCAGGAACTGTCTCCCATTGCCCTGGAGCCAGGCCCTGAGCCCCACCGGGCTAAGCAGGAGGCCCGGAACCAGAAGCGGGCCCAGGGCCGTGGTGAGGTAGGCTCAGGGGCTGGCCCCGGGGCCCAGGCAGGGCCCAGCGCCAAGAGGGCTGTGCATCTCTGCAGAGGGCCAGAGGGGGAAGGGTCCAGGGATGACCCTGGACCCCGGGGTGATGCCCCACCCTTCGTGGCTGACCCAGCCACCCAG GTTGAGGCTGATGAACAGCTTTGCATACCACCGCTGAACCCCCAaacctgcctcctgggctcagaggaGAATTTAGCCCCTTTGGCAGGAGAGAAAGCAGTGCCTCCCGGGAATGACGCAGTCTCTCCAGCCATGGTCCGGAGCAGAAACCCTGGGAAAGATGACTGTGCCAAGGAGGAGATGGCAGTGGCAGCAGATGCTGCAACCTTGGTGGATG AGCCTGAGTCGATGGTGAACCTGGCATTTGTCAAGAATGACTCGTATGAGAAGGGCCCGGATTCAGTGGTGGTGCACGTGTACGTGAAGGAGATCTGCAGGGACACCTCGAGAGTACTTTTCCGTGAGCAGGACTTCACGCTCATCTTCCAGACcag GGATGGAAACTTCCTGAGGCTGCACCCAGGCTGTGGGCCCCAAGCCACCTTCCGTTGGCAGGTGAAGCTCAG GAATCTGATTGAGCCAGAGCAGTGCACCTTCTGTTTCACGGCTTCTCGCATCGACATCTGCCTTCGTAAGAGGCAGAGTCAGCGCTGGGGGGGCCTGGAGGCCCCGGCTGCACGAG GTGCAGTGGGTGGTGCAAAGGTTGCCGTGCCGACAGGTCCAACTCCTCTGGATTCAACCCCACCAGGAGgtgctccccaccccctgacaggccaaGAGGAGGCCCGGGCTGTGGAGAAGGATAAATCCAAGGCACGATCTGAGGACACGGGGCTAGACAGTGTGGCAACCCGCACACCCATGGAGCATGTAACCCCAAAGCCAGAGACACACCTGGCCTCG CCCAAGCCTACATGCATGGTGCCTCCCATGCCCCACAGCCCAGTTAGTGGAGACAgcgtggaggaggaggaagaggaagagaagaaggtgtGTCTGCCAGGCTTCACTGGCCTTGTCAATTTAGGCAACACCTGCTTCATGAACAGCGTCATTCAGTCTCTGTCCAACACTCGGGAACTCCGGGACTTCTTCCATG ACCGCTCCTTTGAGGCTGAGATCAACTACAACAACCCACTAGGGACTGGTGGGCGTCTGGCCATTGGCTTTGCCGTGCTGCTTCGGGCGCTGTGGAAGGGCACCCACCATGCCTTCCAGCCTTCCAAATTGAAG GCCATTGTGGCGAGTAAGGCCAGCCAGTTCACAGGCTATGCACAGCATGATGCCCAGGAGTTCATGGCTTTCCTGCTGGATGGGCTGCACGAGGACCTGAATCGCATTCAGAACAAGCCCTACACAGAGACCGTGGATTCAGATGGGCGGCCCGATGAG GTGGTAGCTGAGGAAGCATGGCAGCGGCACAAGATGAGGAATGACTCTTTCATCGTGGACCTATTTCAGGGGCAGTACAAGTCAAAGCTGGTGTGCCCTGTGTGTGCCAAG GTCTCCATCACTTTTGACCCGTTTCTTTATCTGCCAGTGCCCTTGCCACAAAAGCAAAAGGTTCTCCCTGTCTTTTATTTTGCCCGAGAGCCCCACAGCAAGCCCATCAAG TTCCTGGTGAGCATCAGCAAGGAGAACTCCACTGCGAGCGAAGTATTGGACTCCCTCTCTCAGAACGTTCATGTGAAGCCTGAGAACCTGCGTTTGGCGGAG GTAATTAAGAATCGTTTCCATCGTGTGTTCCTACCCTCCCACTCACTGGACACTGTGTCCCCATCTGATATGCTCCTCTGCTTTGAGCTGCTATCCTCAGAGTTGGCTAAGGAGCGGGTAGTGGTGCTAGAGGTGCAACAG CGCCCCCAGGTGCCCAGCGTCCCCATCTCCAAGTGTGCAGCCTGCCAGCGGAAGCAACAGTCGGAGGATGAGAAGCTGAAGCGCTGTACCCGGTGCTACCGTGTGGGCTACTGCAACCA GCTCTGCCAGAAAACCCACTGGCCTGACCACAAGGGCCTCTGCCGACCTGAGAACATTGGCTACCCCTTCCTGGTCAGTGTACCTGCCTCACGCCTCACTTATGCCCGCCTCGCTCAGTTGCTAGAGGGCTATGCCCG GTACTCTGTGAGTGTATTCCAGCCACCCTTTCAGCCAGGCCGCATGGCCTTGGAGTCTCAGAGCCCTGGCTGCACCACACTGCTCTCCACTGGCTCCCTGGAGGCTGGGGACAGCGAGAGGGACCCCATTCAGCCACCTGAGCTCCAGCTGGTGACCCCTATGGCTGAGGGGGACACAGGGCTTCCCCGGGTGTGGGCAGCCCCTGACCGGGGTCCTGTGCCCAGCACCAGTGGAATTTCTTCTGAGATGCTGGCCAGTGGGCCCATTGAGGTTGGCTCCTTGCCTGCTGGCGAGAGGGTGTCCCGACCCGAAG CTGCTGTGCCTGGGTACCAGCATCCAAGTGAAGCTATGAATGCCCACACACCCcagttcttcatctataaaattgacTCATCCAACCGAGAGCAGCGGCTAGAGGACAAAG GAGACACCCCACTGGAGCTGGGTGACGACTGTAGCCTGGCTCTCGTCTGGCGGAACAATGAGCGCTTGCAAGAGTTTGTGTTGGTAGCCTCCAAGGAGCTGGAATGTGCTGAGGATCCAGGCTCTGCTGGTGAGGCTGCCCGGGCCGGCCACTTCACCCTGGACCAGTGCCTCAACCTCTTCACACGGCCTGAGGTGCTGGCACCCGAGGAGGCCTG GTACTGCCCACAGTGCAAACAGCACCGTGAGGCCTCCAAGCAGCTGTTGCTATGGCGCCTGCCAAATGTTCTCATCGTGCAGCTCAAGCGCTTCTCCTTTCGTAGTTTTATTTGGCGTGACAAGATCAATGACTTGGTGGAGTTCCCTGTTAG GAACCTGGACCTGAGCAAGTTCTGCATTGGTCAGAAAGAGGAGCAGCTGCCCAGCTACGATCTATATGCTGTCATCAACCACTATGGAGGCATGATTGGTGGCCACTACACTGCCTGTGCACGCCTGCCCAATGATCGTAGCAGTCAGCGCAGTGACGTGG GCTGGCGCTTGTTTGATGACAGCACAGTGACAACGGTAGACGAGAGCCAGGTTGTGACGCGTTATGCCTATGTACTCTTCTACCGCCGGCGGAACTCTCCTGTGGAGAGGCCCCCCAGGGCAGGTCACTCTGAGCACCACCCAGACCTAGGCCCTGCAGCTGAGGCTGCTGCCAGCCAG GGACTAGGCCCTGGCCAGGCCCCCGAGGTGGCCCCCACGCGGACAGCCCCTGAACGCTTCGCCCCCCCTGTGGATCGGCCAGCCCCCACCTACAGCAACATGGAGGAGGTGGATTAG